The genomic segment TACTTGACAAGGCAACATCATAACCAATCATTTACCAAGTCTTGTTATTCTAAATATCATGTATCCGCTCATCAGGAGAACGCTGGTGCGAACAGGGAAGAGGTCGGGGAGGAAGGAGTGCCAGGTGGAGGAGTCACAGGTGGAGGAGTCACAGGTGGAGGAGTCACAGGTGGAGGAGTCACAGGTGGACGAGTCACAGGTGGAGGAGTGCCAGGTGGAGGAGTCACaggtggaggagtgagaggtggaggagtgccAGGTGGAGGAGTGCCAGGTGGAGGAGTGCCAGGTGGAGGAGTGCCAGGCGGACGAGTGCCAGGTGGACGAGTGCCAGGTGGAGGAGTGCCaggtggaggagtgagaggtggagggagtcAGGTGAGGTCTTATATGGATTAGTGATGATGAATATGTGAACGTTTGTGCCTTTTATCAGGCATGTTGCACATACAGTACAGCTCAGAATGAACATAACTGATTATTACTTTGAGTATTTCTTTGTTTGAAATATCATAATCCCTGTTTATTTTATAGGAGAACCCTGATGCAACCCAGGAGGAGACTGCAGGGGGTGAGGTGAGGGTTAACTGATTGATGATGTCATGGACTAAACCATGGAGGTGAGGGTTAGTCTGATTCATGATGTCATGGACTAAACCATGGAGGTGAGGGTTAGACTGATTCATGATGTCATGGACTAAACCATGGAGGTGAGGGTTAGACTGATTCATGATGTCATGGACTAAACCATGGAGGTGAGGGTTAGACTGATTCATGATGTCATGGGCTAAACCATGGAGGTGAGTGTTGGACTGATTCATGATGTCATGGACTAAACCATGGAGGTGAGGGTTAGACTGATTCATGATGTCATGGACCAATGCATGGAGGTGAGGGTTAGACTGATTCATGATGTCATGGACTAAACCATGGAGGTGAGGGTTAGACTGATTCATGATGTCATGGACTAAACCATGGAGGTGAGGGTTAGACTGATTCATGATGTCATGGGCTAAACCATGGAGGTGAGTGTTGGACTGATTCATGATGTCATGGACTAAACCATGGAGGTGAGGGTTAGACTGATTCATGATGTCATGGACCAATGCATGGAGGTGAGGGTTAGACTGATTCATGATGTCATGGACTAAACCATGGAGGTGAGTGTTGGACTGATTCATGATGTCATGGACCAATGCATGGAGGTGAGGGTTACACTGATTCATGATGTCATGGACTTAAGGCGCGTTCATGgtcctggtgataacgagacggctcgctagtgatgacgctcacgctTACGTGTGTTTCAGACAGCGACAGCATGTGCACTGTTTagaatctaaaagttcttcacagcagggtTTTTTTATCGTTAAaacgtttaaaactgagcaaagtcgatgccaaCAGATGGTTACAACGTCAATCAGTAGTtaagtatgtgatatgatggttgattcttttatattgagtGTTCCGCCATGTTCATGCCGTCACTAGTAAACCGCACGccaccaactgggcaactctgttatcaaaatctggccccagttgccgaacggaagtagaatcataagAGCGTCATGACGTGTCGGTCACGAGAACTTTCCAACGTCACGAAAATGTTTCCCACATAATTTCCAGCGATGTGAAACGCACCATAAACCATGGAGGTGAGGGTTAACTGATTCATGATGTCAtgaagcgtggaggatgagtgCCTACTGGTGCAATGGTACCTCAATCAATTTACAGCAGTTAACAAAAAAGATTCTTCCATTGGGACTTGGATCGTACCGAACCAAACCGTACCAGACCATACCGTACCAGACCACACCGTACCAAACTGAGCTGAACTACAACCGTGTCACCGCGGCGTGCTGCGCCTGGGGTGGACAGTCTCCAACGGTTAGGAGAGATTTAGAAGAATTAACTACAGGGTATCGAATCAGCCTATAGCCCATATTCCCCTTATGGTAAATGtgttgtttccccccccccccaatacccACTCCTCCGCCCTTCCTACAGGGGAGGGCAGCACTGACAAGcctatctctctacctctgtttGTCTTTCTAATTAGAGGACCTCCAATCTACCGGACACGCCCTCTGTGAAcccagacacgccctctgtgaACCCGGACACGCCCTCTGTGAACCCGGACACGCCCTCTGTGAACCCGGGCACGCCCTGTGTGAAGCAGGAGGAAATGGTAACGGGAAAATTGGTTCAGGCTATTCTAATCCAGAGCATCAAAAAAAGGCAGTCTatcttctttgtttttgttttggtatGGTCATTTTCCTAATCAATATTCCTTTCCACTGTTTTGAGAAACAACATCTTGATTTATGAGATGAAGTTTCACAGACCTCCCTCGTTGTCTCGTTGTTCCTCTTAACCTGACCAGCATTAACACGTTGTCCATACTCTGGTTCTTACGTAGGAAGAAGAGCAACATGGACATACCATCTACTGGAAGTatgacaaagaaaaaaaaaaatacaggtgCTACTGCAACAAAGCTGGGACAATCTACGAATCCCTTCAGAGATTTCCTAAATTTCAAGAGCTAGAACAAAAAAGTGCCAAAGCAGatcccaaaaagaaaaaagaacttGTTATTCTCATTTCAGTTAGGACAGCTATAAGTTCACATTTTCCATGCTCGCACATTCCTACTGAAAACCTGACCATAAAGTTCATAAATGCAAAAGATAACCAGACAACCACGGAAAGTATAAAAATAGAGAATCCTGGCGAGATTATTCGATTTTCCATAAAAACATCTGGAACTACAAACATAAGAAAAGTGGTTATGAAAAATCTTGAGCTGAAAGAAATAGTGGATGAGGTTTTGGTGTATGGGTACAAAGGTCAAACTGTTAGAGAAGCCCTGGAGCAAGATGGACGTTTTAATGACGAGGTATTACAAAGCAATTATTTTCTGGAGGACACAAAGGATGGTAATCTCACTGAAATGTCCAGCCCTGTAGATGTACTGCATGAAAAATGTTTCTCGGTGAGGCGTATTGGTAAAAACGGGACAAAACAGGAGGCAAAGTCAAGTAGGACTGCAAGCCCCAAAGGCAATCAGCCAACCCCAAATCCAAGCAAGCAGCCAAATCCGAGCGATCAGCCAACCCCAGATCAGAGCAATCAGCCAACCCCAGATCAGAGCAATCAGCCAACCCCAAACAAGAGCAGTCAGGTGTCCATCTATCAGCCTATACCGAACTCTGAGGACCTGTTGCAACTCCTTCGTTCTCAGTTTAAAGATCTAGTCAAACAAATGAAAGAACGGCAGAATCTTACTCCTATAGCTTACCGAAATCTTCTCTCTCAAGAGTTTGGGAAAAGCACAAAGTTTTGCCATGAGGTGAGAGCGATGAGGAGGTTTCTAGAGCTTGGTAATTCTGTTTGCCAGGTGAGAATAGATGCCTCGGCAGCAGGGAGTGGCTTTCTTCTATTTGGAAAGTACATCCTAACAAACGGCCACGTAGTCCTTGATGAGGCAAAACACCCGAGGGAAAAGATAACTGTTATTTTCTCCTATGAGGAACTTACAGACAGCCAGTTAATGGATGTGAAGGTCGTTGCCAGTGAGCTTTGTGATGATGCTGCAGGCCACAAGCATGATTGGGCTTTGCTGGAGGTCTGTGATGATCTAAATGCCCAACCAATAAAGGCAAAGCCTCTACTGAAGGACTTTGGATTGGTTACTGAAAGGGGTCAGATTTGCATCATCGGGCACCCGGACGGGAAGGTCAAAATGATGGACCCATGCTTCACAATCCCTCTCTCTGAACGTGAGATTTTTGTAACTGGAAATTACTTTTCTCCAAACCCAATGGACAGGAAGATACATACCTATGAAAGCTGTTTTTATGGTGGCTCATCTGGCTCACCTGTCTTTGATCACAATTACAAAGTTGTATCGATGCACACTGGGGGATTCCCCGTCGGCCAGACACAGGGCTATGTCCTTGAGTTTTCACTTCCCCTGTCACTCATTATTGAACAAATCATTATTCAGAtagtgagagaaaaaaaagtgcatGTGCTGTTGGCAATGATCACCTGCGTCATTCACCCAGTAGTGAAGGATAACATAAAGAAAATAGTTGAATTGAACCCCACAGAATTTGTGTGGACAGAAGATGAAATGATTAACCTCACCGAATCATTCAGTGAAATAGACAAAGCGCAACTAAAGGGCTTTTTGGGATTTTTCTCACAGAGAGATGAACCCATGGATACCAGCAGCTAGGGTATGTTAGCTTTACTTTAGTAAACCTCTACTTTCTAattagggctgggacgacgcgtcgacgtaatcgacgacgtcgacgcataaattacgtcgacgcgaaaaatgcgcgtcgattaaaaaaaaaaaaaaaagaaaaaaaagatgggcggcgccggagcgtagttgcaacgcgagtggctcctcagactttcataagtgcaaggcgccacgcactcgttcctctaaagtatgggaattctttaatgtgaaatgaaacgattccgtgatatgtcttctttgcaaaatggagatgactttccattctagcaccacggcaattcaccagcacctgaagaggcgtcacccggtagcagctgcagatgactgagcaccgtagaattctaagaatgcattactttgcacttttattttggaatttaaaggcaataaacatgtattgaaatgttaaggaattcagatatgtaaatcaacatgtataaattgctattagtcaattaatgggggagataatcgagaatcgaatcgaatcgaaatcgaatcggactgaaaaaatgaatcgttagatgaatcgatgcatcgaaaaaataatcgctagattaatcgtttaaaaaataatcgtttatcccagccctattTCTAATATGCATTTCCCTCATACTCTGGAAAATAGTCAAATACAATTGTAGCCGTTTACTCTTTGCCACTCCTTCTATGTGGCTGTCCCTCCACCTAGATGACGTTACTGGGCTCAATCCACACAAGAACAAAGGCAGTTTAAACCAGTTTAGTGTAGTTTGAGCAATATTATGTGCAGTGCAGGTGCTCCATGCTGCCATGTCAGAGATGTATCCTGAGGGTTTGTGGAGATGTCTGGTTTAAGATGTGCCCAATGCACCCCAGGGGTGCAGgctcccccagccccagagtcgcATCAGTCTGACTCTGGCCAGGTGATGCTGCTCAAATCAGCCATTAACACGCTTCAAAACAATCTATCAATTAGGGATTAGGGGTGGACATGCCAACAGTAAATTTTACAAAATGTACCTTAATGTCATTTTTCCATATCTCTTAACTTTTTCCACTTAATCTGTCATCTATATTTGTGACCAAATAACATTTGTAAGTACTAACATAAGTAAATCATATTGAGATCAAGCAAATTGataattgattatttttttgctcatatatatgtttttaaaGCTTTGACATGTTTTGTGACTTCATACTATTTGTAAATGAGTTTAAATTTGAAAATTGAAATCACGTTCAAAATCTGCTATTTTATTTGTCTACAGCTTTTTTGAATTTCTATTAAATGTTTCACATTTTATGCATTTTTTGTAATGCATGTTTTTTTAGACTATAAAGTTGCAACCATGGTTTTAATGGATTTATTTTTACACTGATAATAAACAAATTCAATTCGGGATTTTTActgtagttttatttttttctgaaatgtACTTTGCCTTCCTTTAACATCCAACTAAATGTTAAACAATATGATAAatcataagctgtgttcgaaattgttccctatcatggatgtagtgcactaaatagggtgcacgccattttgtagggtgttcgaattctcagtggacttaaaataggtatttagctgtgttcgaaatcgttccctatcatggatgtagtgcactaaatagggtgcacgccattttgtagggtgttcgaattctcagtggtccactatatagggcactatatagtggacttaaaatagggtacatacgatgttccctacacgTTACTCcggtataccacaatgcaatgcggttgtatttttccaggggagaagaagaagccgaataaccgcgaaaacgaatacatttaatgcgagcctccggctttcgtttagaaatgtcaacaatttatttgggatttaacatagaatatttaacattcaaaattaattaaacaaggaaatgtaacattcaacatcaatacaacctccagctttcgtcgtgagtacccggtttgtttacatgatgtgggcgcatctgtctgcgtcacacaaatacccggcgcatttactgacgcaaatgacgtttagaaatgttaagcgtagtgtccgaattctcgttccatattccctatatagtgcactatatcatgtacactatatagggaatagggaacgagtgtatagggaacgatttcgaacacagcagtgagagagagatagacggcCCGCCAATGAAAATCACCAATGCAGATGTGCTGAATTTGTGTCCTATTACCGACCAATGAGCGTCCAGGTCTCTTGTTTTTACCTCCTTCGCGTTCGCTGTTCTCCTGTTGACTGACCGGACGGCTTCTTTTACTTTTAGCGTCTTGTGTTCTGAAGGGTTCATGTCAGATCATGTAGTGTTGCAGCTCTGAACTGACCGGACCTCTATGTCGCCGTGGGTTTGGTCGCAGAACCCGAGATGTCGCGTCGGTACGTCATTCCACATCCTCACCTTTTAGACGTCAGACGGATCGTAATActtctgtcaaatgtgtgtttggttgataAACAGAGACAATGGTATGTACCGGTGGACATGTTTGGGCTCAAATGAATGGTTTCCTCTCGACGCCGAGGGTCTCTGGTATtaaaggtttcatttttttgggCCATCGCTTCCTTGAAGCCAATTGTCCTCAGTTCAACACGCGTTTGATTCTCCGTCTCATCGTACACAACATTTGATGCTTAAAAAACGTCAGCGTTAACCGCTTCACGAAGATCCGTCCTGATGTTACATTTGATCAGGCTTGAAAGGCGTTGTGTTGGAGTGTCTCGTCTCCTTGGAGTCAGGGCTGCTTCCTGGTTGAACGCAACCAGCCCCGATGTGGGACGTTGAACCCCAACGTTCATATGGGGGTTCATAAGAAATGTGGCCCAGTCGCCCATCTGGTTCCTATTGTAACATAAGATGAGGATGTGACGCTCAGTATGCTATGGAAACACCAAACCGAAGGGTCGACCGTGTTATCCTACCCGGGTCTCTGTCTGCCCAGCTCGGAAGAGGATATTAAATAATAGTGTCCGTTAGTGTAACACAAGGACATTTATTCTTTAAATAAAAGCTTGAAATAACCAATAGAGTGACGAGATTCATGTAATGTTTATGAAATGCACATTGCAGAAGTCGAATGGCTGCTAGGCTTGTTTAGCCCGATGGTGATGGTGTGTGGTAGGTTAtttgaagaggtggaggagacctCCAGAAGGTCTGCGTGTCTCAACTGGGTTTTAGGGGGGGACACCTGTTGCCCGTGACGACGAGCCCTGTTCCATTTAacatgcgtgtgtttgcttgGTCTTCCCCGGCAGCCACGAGGGGTGAGCGGCGGGACGGCCCACCTGGGGAGGCCTGCTGCCCAGACAACAAGGGGCGCCGGagacctctgctcctccccctccactacCACACCTCCAGAAGCGCATgtccccacacccacaccttgacccttgacccctgccCACCTCCAGCACCATGAGGAGCGCCCGGAGCCGGCTGCTGCTGGCCTCGGTCCTGTTCTGCTCCGCCTCGCTCCTCTACCTGGCCTCCAGCGGCATCCAGTGCCCCCGGCACAGATGGGCGGAGCTCAACACGTTGCGGGCCAATCAGAGTCGGTACTCCCAGCCCAACCTCTTCCCCGAAGACACGCCCCTCATCTTCATCGGCGGGTTCCCCCGGAGCGGCACCACGCTGATGCGCGCCCTGCTGGACGCCCACGCCGCCGTGCGCTGCGGCGAGGAGACGCGCGTCATCCCGCGGCTGCTGGCCATGCGGGCCACCTGGAGCCGCTCGGTCAAGGAGAGGATCCGATTGGACGAGGCCGGCGTGACCGACCGGGTGTTGGACTCTGCTGTGCGAGCGTTCCTCTTGGAGGTAGGGCGGgcgagggaggggcgggggggggggggggggcgagaggttTGGCCTTTGTGCGCCACAGTCCGCTGTGGGCCCCGGGGGTCTGGAGAACCCCTCCTGGGGTTCTAAGGGGAGCGGGAGTCCCCCTCCTGGGGCTATTGATTTAGGGAGCACTAAAAGCAACAGCAGCTCTATTTTGTAAACAGATTGTTTTTGAGCAAAACAGACATTGAAGTATTGTTATTGAGACTGCAAGTTCCCTAAGGGGAGCTGATGCCCCCCTCCTGGGGCCCTAAGGAGAGCTGAAGCCTCCCTCCTGGGGCCCTAAGGAGAGCTGAAGCCCCCCTCCTGGGGCCCTAAGGGGAGCTGAAGCCCCCCTCCTGGGGCCCTAAGGGGAGCTGAAGCCCCCCTCCTGGGGCCCTAAGGGGAGCTGAAGCCCCCCTCCTGGGGCCCTAAGGGGAGCTAGAGCGGAGAAGCGAGGGTCATAATCCGGAGTGATCCTGCTCGCCGCAGAACGTCATTTCAGACAAAGGAGAAAGTAGCGTTTCCCCAGGGTGTAGGAGGCCTTTAGGAGCGACCGAATAACGACGGGTCAACTCTAAATGTCTTGGTTTGATCTCAATGGGGGTGGATCTGATTGATAGTGACGTTGACCCCTCTGTGTCCCTGCGAGGTCATCATGGGTCACGGTGAGCCCGCAGCCCGGCTCTGTAACAAGGACCCCTTCGCCCTCAAGTCCCTGTCCTACCTGGCCCGCATCTTCCCCAAGGCCAAGTTCGTCCTGATGCTCCGTGACGGGCGAGCCACCGTCCACTCCATGATATCTCGCAAGGttggtctcgctctctcttactcatttattgatatatattgAGAGGCAGTGATTATATGAGTAAAGTGGATCCCATGAACGCGAGGGGAGAGTGGTCCTGGTTCATATAcagtgtgcccccccccccccaccaggtcaCCATCTCTGGCTTCGACCTGACCAGCTACAGGGACTGCCTGACCAAGTGGAGCGCGGCGATGGAGACCATGTTCAGCCAGTGTCAGGGCGCCGTCGAGGGCAGCTGCCTGCCCGTCAGCTACGAGCAGCTGGTGCTCCGGcccgaggaggagatgaggaagcTGCTGAACTTCCTGGAGCTGCCCTGGGACCCGGCCGTGATGCACCACCAGGACCTCATCGGCAAGGCCGGGGGCATCTCTCTGTCCAAGTGAGTCACCTCGGCCACTAACGCGTCATGACGACGTCGAGAGGGAGGCGTCAGGGAAACGCATGAATCCATGAATTCCAAACTGCTTATGTAACGTTGCAGGGTTCTCCCATGGATGGGTTCAGTGTTTTAGTTTGGTGGGGGCGGGCTggctataagtgtgtgtgtgtgtgtgtgtgtgtgtgtctgtgtgtgtgtgtgtgtgtgtgtgtgtgggctcttACAGGTAGGTTCTTATTTTATCCTCGAGCTGCACGTAATGTTCTTATTGAACCTAATAATGACGACATTTAGATTTATGATGATTTATTATAAATTTGATCTTTACATTTCATATACTTCTTTATTTGTGCATAGATATATTTTAGAGACTCTAATCAGCATGCCATTAGAAGGGGAAAGAACCACCGACATGCTGTGAGTTGAATTTAAACTGCGGGGCCGGACCAGGGAAGCGTGGGCTTTGATCCCTTTAGGGTTTGATCCCGGCCTGACCGGggcctcttcccccccccccccccccccctccctgtgccCTGCAGGGTGGAGCGCTCCACGGACCAGGTGATGCGGCCCGTGAACACGGACGCCCTGGACAAGTGGGTGGGTCACATCCCCTCGGACGTGCTGCGGGACATGGCGGACATCGCCCCCATGCTGCGGCGGCTGGGCTACGACCCGCGGGCCAACCCGCCCGACTACCGCAGAGCGGAGGCCGTCACCGCCCGCCTCAACCACTCCCAGGTGAGGGCTGCTGGCCGTGAGCCGTCGCCATGGTAACGGGTCCAGAAACGCAGGCCTTTGCAAAATTGAAATTTCTCGAAACCCGTTATGGTGAAATATTAAATGGCTTTTTAAAACCAAGAGTAGTAAAAAAGTTAGACCCATCAATGACCTCTCTGTGCTGCGACTGATCAAAGGCTAACATGGCttcccaaacccccccccccccaacagagtCGGGGGACCCCAGGAAGCCCACATCCCAGCTAGAGCGAGACCCCAGTAAACGTACCCACCGACCGCTGAATCAGTGGACCCGGACCCGAAGAgttcagagagtgtgtgtatgttgggatTATGCTAACATTAGACTGCTGTTATCATAGCAGAAAACGGGGCATAATGGCCGCCTGGGCGATTATCTCAACACATCAATTCTCCCCCTAGTGATGAAGAGTCAAACTGGTCGCTATGTCGAAAACCGTCAGCAGCTATCATCTCTTCTGAGCAGAGTATCACAGCGTTACCGTCAAGTGTTTCTATTTTCTAGTATCCTCATGTCTGTCATTCGTTATATTCACCGCAAATGGGAATGTTTGAGATACATGAGTGAGATGCATTTAATACCTGTATATTTTTGACAATGTACTTTTATTTTCATAATAAATCATTTTATTGGTGACCATTCCCTCATGAATTCATCGTTAGTTATTTTTACTCTTGATTAGAGAGTAGCTCGTGTTAAGGGTACACAAATACCCTTAAGAATGAAATACATTCAGAGGAACGGGAGCACAGGAAATGTCTCAAATCAACTAAAGAAAGACCACTTTTTATGCCCATGCCTATGGCTGCAGAGGGGGGGCTCCTATTCATAGTGGACTTTAACAAGGATGGAATCGGGTCCTCTGTCAAGTGTCAAGATTATTAGTGATCAGTTTGTCCATAAATATACGTATTCCTGAAGAACGTATATGTGAAAGTAACGCTGCAAACAGCCAGCCCATCGAGGGTTCAGGAGACCCCCTGTTGACGTAGAAGGCACCACAATGCTACTGCAGGTAGGCATCATTATCAACTCCATTAAAG from the Gadus macrocephalus chromosome 7, ASM3116895v1 genome contains:
- the LOC132460871 gene encoding protein-tyrosine sulfotransferase 1-like — translated: MRSARSRLLLASVLFCSASLLYLASSGIQCPRHRWAELNTLRANQSRYSQPNLFPEDTPLIFIGGFPRSGTTLMRALLDAHAAVRCGEETRVIPRLLAMRATWSRSVKERIRLDEAGVTDRVLDSAVRAFLLEVIMGHGEPAARLCNKDPFALKSLSYLARIFPKAKFVLMLRDGRATVHSMISRKVTISGFDLTSYRDCLTKWSAAMETMFSQCQGAVEGSCLPVSYEQLVLRPEEEMRKLLNFLELPWDPAVMHHQDLIGKAGGISLSKVERSTDQVMRPVNTDALDKWVGHIPSDVLRDMADIAPMLRRLGYDPRANPPDYRRAEAVTARLNHSQSRGTPGSPHPS